In a genomic window of Glycine max cultivar Williams 82 chromosome 13, Glycine_max_v4.0, whole genome shotgun sequence:
- the LOC100786703 gene encoding nitric oxide synthase-interacting protein-like, whose product MPQRHSKNNNDLAFFTYDEKRKLGYGTQKERLGKDSIKPFDACSLCLKSLIDPMSCQKGHLFCKECILQCLLSQKKDIQRKLAAHAAQQKQEKEEEEEKLKLQKAKELDAFDQQNHGAVPQYSDRNYSRDKNGFHGANSVKVTSYEEEALRTMKAFWLPSATPEASIKVDAPSNSTICPEGNEKLKLKTLFPVQFTEDTTEQKKSKALDKTYICPSCKVTLTNTMSLVALSTCGHVFCKKCADRFMAVDKVCLVCNKACKERNLVNLEKGGTGFAGHGDHLEARDFKHLGSGSGLGLVRPAMKT is encoded by the exons ATGCCGCAGAGGCACTCGAAGAACAACAACGATCTTGCGTTCTTCACGTACGATGAGAAGCGAAAACTAGGTTATGGGACCCAGAAGGAGAGGTTGGGCAAGGACTCCATTAAGCCCTTCGATGCTTGCTCTCTCTGCCTCAAATCCCTAATTGATCCTATGAGCTGCCAGAAAGGCCATCTCTTTTGCAAAGAGTGCATTCTTCAGTGCCTCTTGTCTCAGAAGAAAGACATTCAAAg GAAGCTTGCAGCCCATGCTGCTCAGCAGAAGCAAGAaaaagaggaggaagaagagaagTTGAAGTTGCAAAAGGCTAAAGAGCTTGATGCATTTGATCAACAAAATCATGGTGCTGTACCACAATACAGCGACAGAAATTATAGTCGTGATAAGAATGGTTTCCATGGGGCAAACAGTGTGAAGGTCACTTCCTATGAGGAGGAAGCCCTTCGGACAATGAAGGCATTTTGGTTGCCTTCTGCTACACCAGAAGCTTCTATTAAAGTAGATGCACCTTCTAACAGTACTATCTGTCCGGAAGGCAATGAGAAACTGAAGTTAAAGACACTTTTCCCTGTGCAGTTTACTGAGGATACTACTGAGCAGAAAAAATCCAAGGCTCTTGACAAGACCTACATTTGCCCTAGCTGCAAAGTTACTCTCACCAACACAATGTCGCTTGTGGCCCTTAGTACATGTGGGCATGTATTTTGCAAGAAATGTGCTGACAGATTTATGGCTGTTGATAAAGTTTGTCTTGTTTGCAACAAGGCGTGTAAAGAGAGAAATTTGGTGAATTTGGAGAAGGGAGGGACAGGTTTTGCCGGTCATGGGGATCATCTTGAAGCCAGAGACTTCAAGCATTTGGGAAGCGGTAGTGGTTTAGGGCTGGTTAGACCTGCAATGAAAACTTGA
- the LOC100799763 gene encoding putative cyclin-D6-1 has protein sequence MEFDLEDPLVSLEEEQTFTISELFASESEHVPSPNCLSSTHFHVFCGEAISLILQVQVSCKLDQFVAYLAINYLHRFMSCQEIPQGKPWFLRLLVISCLSLASKMKNTTLSILDMQKEGCYFKAQSIQRMELLILGALKWRMRSITPFSFLHFFISLAEIKDQSLKQTLKNRASEIIFNAQNGIKFLEYKPSTIAATSLIFASHELFPQQYSTLRASITACEYLDEETLSKCFDLMQDMMRMEAKELMADTSFLSTETLVSVLERNTKRQRI, from the exons ATGGAGTTTGATCTTGAAGACCCACTAGTCAGCTTGGAAGAAGAGCAAACCTTTACTATATCAGAACTCTTTGCCTCCGAATCTGAACACGTGCCCTCACCAAACTGCTTAAGTTCAACACATTTTCACGTTTTCTGTGGTGAAGCCATATCTCTCATTCTTCAG GTTCAGGTTTCTTGCAAATTGGACCAATTTGTAGCTTATCTTGCTATAAATTACTTGCACCGTTTCATGTCATGCCAAGAAATTCCG CAGGGAAAGCCGTGGTTTCTCAGGCTTCTTGTCATATCATGTCTTTCTCTTGCTTCAAAGATGAAGAACACAACTTTATCAATTTTGGATATGCAA AAAGAAGGTTGTTACTTTAAGGCTCAGAGTATTCAGAGAATGGAGCTTCTTATTCTCGGGGCTCTGAAATGGCGCATGAGGTCAATTAcgcctttttctttccttcattTCTTTATCTCTTTAGCTGAAATTAAAGACCAATCACTAAAGCAAACACTTAAAAATAGAGCTTCAGAGATAATCTTCAATGCTCAAAATG GCATTAAGTTTTTAGAGTATAAACCTTCAACTATTGCTGCAACTAGCCTTATCTTTGCATCTCATGAACTATTCCCACAGCAATATTCTACTCTGAGAGCTTCAATTACAGCCTGTGAGTACCTAGATGAG GAGACATTGTCCAAGTGCTTCGATTTGATGCAAGACATGATGAGAATGGAAGCAAAGGAGTTAATGGCAGATACAAGCTTTTTAAGCACAGAAACTCTAGTGAGTGTGTTGGAGAGAAACACTAAACGACAAAGAATTTGA
- the LOC100786186 gene encoding cell number regulator 1, which translates to MGDLEKQERVEEDAEGEKERLLEGMAVLDFDMLCSSVALQSSHGSWGKLGGGDGDEEQQGGVLRMWEGELLDCFDDRRIAFESACCPCYRFGKNMKLAGFGSCYIQAIVYFLLAIGAFVTSIAYTITRTHYFLYLAVAFIIAVGAYLGFYRTRMRKKFNIKGSDSSLDDFVYHFVCPCCTLCQESRTLEMNNVQNGTWHGRGDTICIGGFRDESKALCELRPPSVVSIMPNDENCMEKSTDVSNGS; encoded by the exons ATGGGAGATTTGGAGAAGCAAGAGAGGGTGGAAGAGGATGCGgaaggagagaaggagaggCTTTTGGAGGGTATGGCGGTTTTGGATTTTGACATGCTTTGTTCCTCTGTGGCGTTGCAAAGTTCGCATGGGAGTTGGGGGAAGCTTGGGGGTGGGGATGGTGATGAGGAGCAACAAGGTGGGGTTTTGAGGATGTGGGAGGGTGAACTTCTCGATTGCTTTGATGATCGCCGCATCGCTTTTGAATCTGCATG TTGTCCTTGTTACCGATTTGGGAAGAACATGAAGCTAGCTGGTTTTGGTTCTTGCTACATTCAG GCTatagtttattttcttcttgctATTGGTGCCTTTGTTACTTCCATTGCCTATACTATCACGAGGACTCACTACTTCCTATACCTAGCTGTTGCATTCATCATTGCTGTTGGAGCATATTTAGGATTCTACCGAACTCGTATGCGAAAGAAATTCAACATCAAG GGTAGTGATAGTTCGTTGGATGATTTCGTGTACCATTTTGTCTGTCCTTGTTGTACGTTATGTCAG gagtcaagaacacttGAGATGAACAATGTTCAAAACGGAACATGGCATGGTCGGGGTGACACAATATGTATAGGTGGATTTAGAGATGAAAGTAAAGCTCTCTGTGAGTTACGTCCTCCTTCTGTTGTGTCCATCATGCCTAATGATGAAAATTGCATGGAAAAGAGCACAGATGTTAGCAATGGATCTTGA